Proteins encoded by one window of Papio anubis isolate 15944 chromosome 7, Panubis1.0, whole genome shotgun sequence:
- the C7H15orf61 gene encoding uncharacterized protein C15orf61 homolog, whose product MEALRMAHEVALRLLLCRPWASRAAARPKPSASEVLTRHLLQRRLPHWTSFCVPYSAVRNDQFGLSHFNWPVQGANYHVLRTGCFPFIKYHCSKAPWQDLARQNRFFTALKVVNLGIPTLLYGLGSWLFARVTETVHTSYGPITVYFLNKEDEGAMY is encoded by the exons ATGGAGGCCCTGCGGATGGCCCACGAAGTCGCGCTCCGCCTGCTGCTGTGCAGGCCGTGGGCCTCGCGCGCCGCCGCCCGCCCCAAGCCCAGCGCCTCCGAGGTGCTGACGCGGCACCTGCTGCAGCGGCGCCTGCCGCACTGGACCTCCTTCTGCGTGCCCTACAGCGCCGTCCGCAACGACCAGTTCGGCCTCTCTCACTTCAACTGGCCGGTGCAGGGCGCCAACTACCATGTCCTGCGCACGGGCTGCTTCCCCTTCATCAAGTACCACTGCTCCAAGGCGCCCTGGCAGGACCTGGCCCGGCAGAACCGCTTCTTCACGGCGCTCAAGGTCGTCAACCTCG gTATTCCAACTTTATTATATGGACTTGGCTCCTGGTTATTTGCCAGAGTCACAGAGACTGTACATACCAGTTATGGACCCATAACagtttattttctcaataaagaAGATGAAGGTGCCATGTATTGA